In one window of Acidobacteriota bacterium DNA:
- a CDS encoding beta-propeller domain-containing protein, with translation MKPIRAIAMLTSLLLAVLSQAAWTDEFLREPQTRRSAGRRVRATKPPSSSVALKALHDCAEARDYLIEVAVERVLEYRYQRWFMLPWSGGPEDVRGSSDVPSDFTTTNNQEAGVDEIDIVKTDGTHLYAVEGKDLHIMQSWPATATAELAVEELPGYGRGLFLRGGRALIVSDVWNSEEDSDGFTGGTRFTLLDVADPASPGVLRVVDIEGWLVDARLIDGDLYAVVRSYIELPPELWVLAWRDDLGLPDLPWDATEDERESILAEARTIFAPLVTEILAKYEVQDMLPRMRDVSERESAPIAEPLLDCGSLFRPVHASTWAILSIVHLDLDENGPVSATGLIADGWTVYASRKNLYVAQTSDWWWWGWMWAPTEMTTAIHKFELDPSQDSPVRYSASGEVDGWILDQFALSEHQGFLRVAATEFDWWWNTTPEREQASSVSILSDDGNGHLREVGLVGGLGPNERIFAVRFMGDTGYVVTFEQIDPLFTLDLSDPFFPKVVGELEVTGFSSYLHPIGNDWLLAVGQEADEDGRVIGLAVSIFDVRDPSAPTLAQRHLVESNQDTWSWSEAMHDHHAFTYHRGVLSIPAYIDGAEGRFSGLLVLAADPEEGIREIGRIDHEELGSSGQHAWIRRSVYIEDVVYSLSSAGVKVNDLFHPEVEIARVPFEE, from the coding sequence ATGAAACCGATTCGGGCAATTGCGATGCTCACCTCGCTCCTCCTCGCCGTCCTGTCCCAGGCGGCGTGGACCGACGAGTTCCTGCGTGAGCCACAAACCCGCCGTTCAGCAGGGCGCCGGGTGAGGGCGACCAAGCCACCGTCGTCATCGGTCGCTCTCAAAGCACTGCACGACTGCGCCGAGGCGCGCGACTACCTGATCGAGGTGGCCGTGGAGCGGGTACTCGAGTACCGTTATCAACGATGGTTCATGCTGCCCTGGTCTGGAGGTCCCGAGGATGTCCGAGGATCCTCGGATGTGCCCAGCGACTTCACGACAACCAACAACCAGGAGGCCGGAGTCGACGAGATCGACATCGTCAAAACCGACGGCACACACCTGTATGCCGTTGAAGGCAAAGACCTTCACATCATGCAATCCTGGCCCGCCACCGCCACCGCTGAGCTGGCTGTCGAAGAACTTCCCGGATATGGCCGCGGCCTGTTCTTGCGCGGCGGACGCGCCCTGATCGTATCCGATGTGTGGAACTCGGAGGAAGATTCCGACGGTTTCACCGGAGGAACCCGCTTCACACTTCTCGACGTGGCGGACCCGGCCTCACCCGGTGTTCTGCGCGTCGTCGACATCGAGGGGTGGCTGGTCGACGCACGTCTGATCGACGGAGACCTATACGCCGTGGTTCGTTCGTACATCGAACTGCCGCCAGAGCTCTGGGTTCTGGCATGGCGCGATGATCTCGGGCTTCCCGACCTACCCTGGGATGCCACCGAGGACGAACGCGAGAGCATCCTCGCCGAGGCCCGCACGATCTTCGCGCCGCTGGTGACGGAAATCCTGGCCAAGTACGAGGTCCAGGACATGCTTCCCCGGATGCGCGACGTCTCGGAGAGAGAATCGGCACCCATCGCTGAACCGCTGCTCGATTGCGGCTCGCTCTTCAGACCCGTTCACGCGTCGACCTGGGCTATTCTCTCGATCGTCCATCTCGACCTCGACGAGAACGGACCGGTCAGCGCCACCGGTCTGATCGCGGATGGTTGGACGGTCTACGCCTCGAGGAAGAACCTCTACGTGGCGCAGACGAGCGATTGGTGGTGGTGGGGGTGGATGTGGGCTCCGACAGAGATGACGACTGCGATCCACAAATTCGAACTCGATCCTTCGCAGGACAGCCCTGTTCGGTATTCCGCCTCCGGAGAGGTCGACGGCTGGATCCTCGATCAATTCGCGCTCTCCGAACACCAGGGATTCCTGCGCGTGGCCGCCACCGAGTTCGACTGGTGGTGGAACACGACGCCAGAGCGGGAACAGGCGAGTTCCGTGTCGATTCTGTCCGACGACGGCAACGGGCATCTCCGAGAGGTGGGGCTGGTCGGCGGTCTCGGCCCCAACGAGCGGATCTTCGCGGTTCGATTCATGGGTGACACGGGATACGTCGTCACCTTCGAACAGATCGATCCGCTCTTCACTTTGGATCTCTCCGACCCGTTCTTCCCGAAGGTCGTCGGTGAGCTCGAAGTGACCGGATTCTCGTCCTACCTCCACCCGATCGGCAACGACTGGCTGCTCGCAGTTGGACAGGAAGCGGACGAAGACGGTCGGGTGATCGGCTTGGCAGTGAGCATCTTCGACGTCCGCGACCCGTCGGCCCCGACGCTCGCGCAGCGACACCTGGTCGAGAGCAACCAAGACACCTGGTCATGGTCCGAGGCGATGCACGATCACCACGCGTTCACCTACCACCGCGGCGTTCTCTCTATCCCGGCCTACATCGACGGCGCCGAAGGACGCTTCAGCGGATTGCTGGTGCTGGCGGCCGACCCGGAGGAAGGGATCCGCGAGATCGGCAGGATCGACCACGAGGAGCTGGGCTCGTCGGGGCAGCACGCCTGGATCCGGCGCAGCGTCTATATCGAGGACGTGGTCTATTCGCTGTCGTCGGCCGGGGTCAAGGTGAATGATCTCTTCCATCCCGAGGTCGAAATCGCCAGGGTGCCGTTCGAGGAGTAG
- a CDS encoding FeoA domain-containing protein codes for MMALDTVDVKRRVRVMMIDGGHRVRAHLNTLGIHIGDWLTVVERAPFRGPVLVEVNGTRLALGRGIAAKIRVDLDGKLEPLIGHPADPEAGQK; via the coding sequence ATGATGGCTCTCGACACGGTGGATGTGAAACGACGGGTGCGGGTGATGATGATCGATGGAGGCCATCGTGTTCGTGCCCACCTCAACACTCTCGGCATCCACATCGGCGACTGGCTGACCGTTGTCGAACGGGCGCCATTCAGAGGTCCTGTTCTGGTCGAAGTGAACGGTACCAGGCTTGCCCTCGGTCGAGGCATCGCGGCCAAGATCCGGGTTGATCTGGATGGGAAGCTCGAGCCTCTGATCGGCCACCCGGCCGATCCGGAGGCAGGCCAGAAATGA
- the feoB gene encoding ferrous iron transport protein B, with protein sequence MRFVLAGQPNSGKSTIFNSVAGYRAATANFPGSSATFTVSKAMIHGHEVEVVDLPGIYSLTSSRADAGKSEGYLLEDPYDLIINVVDASRLGRSLELTMQLLELERPMIIALNMMDEAARGGMVVDPDELSRQIGVPVVATVGRRGSGVNELFRRALQHVHTGDDAVALTYDREVEEAIEEVTGLIDAADVGDGVPGRLVAEKLLERDPHFERQVYGQRPELKKPVRGVAAVLQKAHGWSADQVISGSRHAVAHCIEEEVVAHERPEIGWREWADRVFLHPWTGGPVMIAILGLLFWVVFRVGQRIEVPLVEMTDRMGAVLAARLPPDTLLGTLAAGALTGIAGGVAIVLPYLLPFLIGLAILEDSGYLPRMAYVLDGFMHRIGLHGKSVLPLILGYGCSVPAIMSARILQSQRDRRITAVLASFIPCSARTIVIFGLVAAYMGPWWALGIYLFNLTVVVSLGNVLARTVDGASPGLILEIPELQLPQLKTLAAKTWLTLKEFITIAWPLLVVSSVILGLLEWAEAADTINALLSPLTVLALGLPAAVGMTLIFGILRKELTLVMLVQALGTTHLSTVLTNGQMLTFTLFVVFYVPCVATVAVMAKELGWRDTAAISAFSVVLALVIAVVGRFGYALFV encoded by the coding sequence ATGAGGTTCGTCCTCGCTGGACAACCGAACTCGGGAAAAAGCACCATCTTCAATTCGGTGGCGGGATACCGGGCGGCGACCGCCAACTTTCCGGGGTCCTCGGCTACGTTCACCGTGAGCAAGGCAATGATCCACGGTCATGAAGTGGAGGTCGTGGATCTGCCGGGCATCTACTCGCTGACCTCGTCAAGAGCGGATGCGGGAAAGTCGGAAGGATACCTCCTCGAAGATCCTTATGACCTGATCATCAACGTTGTGGACGCGAGCCGACTCGGCCGTTCGCTCGAGCTGACCATGCAGCTCCTCGAGCTTGAACGACCCATGATCATCGCTCTCAACATGATGGATGAGGCTGCTCGCGGTGGGATGGTGGTCGATCCCGACGAGCTGTCGCGGCAGATCGGCGTGCCGGTGGTGGCGACCGTCGGCAGGAGGGGTTCGGGTGTGAACGAGCTCTTCCGCCGAGCGCTGCAACACGTCCATACGGGCGACGACGCTGTCGCTCTGACCTATGACCGGGAGGTCGAAGAGGCCATCGAGGAGGTCACCGGATTGATCGATGCCGCCGACGTCGGGGACGGAGTGCCCGGGCGGTTGGTGGCGGAAAAGCTGCTCGAACGAGACCCGCACTTCGAGCGGCAAGTTTACGGCCAGCGGCCGGAACTCAAAAAGCCGGTGCGGGGCGTTGCGGCCGTGTTGCAGAAGGCGCACGGATGGAGTGCCGACCAGGTGATCTCCGGCTCTCGCCACGCGGTTGCACACTGTATCGAAGAGGAAGTCGTGGCCCATGAGCGACCGGAGATCGGCTGGCGCGAATGGGCAGATCGGGTGTTCCTTCACCCCTGGACCGGCGGACCAGTGATGATCGCGATTCTCGGTCTTCTGTTCTGGGTCGTGTTTCGGGTCGGACAGAGGATCGAGGTGCCGTTGGTCGAGATGACCGATCGGATGGGTGCGGTCCTCGCTGCACGGCTCCCACCCGATACGCTCCTGGGAACGCTTGCCGCCGGGGCCCTCACGGGAATCGCCGGCGGAGTTGCCATCGTCCTACCGTATCTGCTGCCCTTTCTGATCGGACTCGCGATCCTCGAAGACAGCGGATATTTGCCTCGGATGGCGTACGTCCTCGACGGATTCATGCACCGCATCGGCCTGCACGGTAAATCGGTGCTGCCACTGATTCTTGGTTACGGATGCTCGGTACCCGCGATCATGTCAGCGCGGATACTCCAATCCCAACGAGACCGGCGGATTACTGCTGTTCTCGCCTCGTTCATACCCTGTTCGGCACGGACAATCGTCATCTTCGGGTTGGTTGCAGCTTACATGGGTCCCTGGTGGGCGCTCGGCATCTACCTTTTCAACCTCACCGTGGTGGTTTCGCTCGGCAATGTTCTCGCGCGCACTGTCGATGGTGCTTCACCAGGCTTGATTCTCGAGATCCCCGAGTTGCAGCTTCCACAACTGAAGACGCTCGCGGCCAAGACGTGGCTGACCCTCAAGGAGTTCATCACGATCGCCTGGCCGCTGCTGGTCGTATCGTCGGTGATTCTCGGCCTCCTCGAATGGGCGGAAGCGGCCGACACGATTAACGCCCTGTTGTCGCCGCTCACCGTGCTGGCGCTCGGCCTGCCGGCGGCGGTCGGGATGACGCTGATCTTCGGCATACTCCGCAAGGAACTGACCTTGGTGATGCTCGTTCAGGCGCTTGGCACGACACATCTGTCGACCGTTCTGACCAATGGCCAGATGCTGACCTTTACGCTCTTTGTTGTCTTCTACGTGCCCTGCGTTGCGACGGTAGCAGTCATGGCGAAGGAGCTAGGCTGGCGCGACACCGCTGCGATCTCGGCCTTTTCGGTGGTTCTCGCACTCGTGATCGCAGTCGTCGGCCGTTTCGGTTACGCGCTTTTCGTCTAG